The Caretta caretta isolate rCarCar2 chromosome 10, rCarCar1.hap1, whole genome shotgun sequence genome has a window encoding:
- the HACD3 gene encoding very-long-chain (3R)-3-hydroxyacyl-CoA dehydratase 3 isoform X3, with protein MFLAPDFDRWLDESDAEMELKAKEEEERINKIRIESRVPKDSFRQLKRGYLFMYNLVQFLGFSWIFVNMTVRLFILGKDSFYDTFHTIADMMYFCQTLAFIEILNSLVGIVRSPFIPSFLQVLGRNFVLFIVLGNVEEMQSKAVVFFVFYCWSITELFRYPFYMLSCIDIEWKLLTWIRYTIWIPLYPLGTLAEAVCLIQAIPFFSGTGKFSFTLPYPMSITIKFSFFLQIYLIMLFLGLFINLRHLYKQRRQHLGSKKRKMK; from the exons ATGTTCCTAGCCCCTGATTTTGATCGCTGGCTAGATGAGTCGGATGCTGAAATGGAACTCAAAGCAAAG gaagaagaagaaaggattAACAAAATCAGAATTGAATCCAGAGTCCCTAAAGACT CTTTCAGACAGCTGAAGAGAGGATATTTGTTCATGTATAATCTTGTGCAGTTTTTGGGGTTCTCCTGGATTTTTGTGAATATGACAGTTCGCCTGTTTATCTTAGGAAAAG ATTCCTTCTACGATACATTTCACACCATTGCTGACATGATGTACTTCTGTCAGACGCTCGCATTTATAGAGATCCTGAATTCACTAGTAGGAATCGTCAGGTCACCATTTATACCTTCTTTTCTCCAG GTACTTGGAAGAAATTTTGTCTTGTTTATTGTCCTCGGAAATGTGGAGGAAATGCAAAGCAAAGCGGTGGTGTTCTTTGTATTTTACTGCTGGAGTATTACTGAGTTATTCAG GTATCCATTCTACATGCTTTCCTGCATTGATATAGAATGGAAATTACTAACTTGGATCCGATATACCATCTGGATTCCTCTCTATCCTTTAGGCACCTTGGCAGAAG CTGTGTGTCTGATTCAGGCCATTCCATTCTTCAGTGGAACAGGGAAGTTTAGTTTCACACTGCCATATCCGATGAGCATCACAATcaaattttcattctttcttcAAATCTACCTTATCATGTTATTTTTAG GTTTGTTTATAAACTTGCGTCACCTCTACAAGCAAAGGAGGCAGCACCTTGGATCaaaaaagagaaagatgaagtAA